In Nostoc piscinale CENA21, the genomic stretch ACTCAATAATTATTTTTGTCTTCCTTGGCGCTCTTGGCGTTCTTGGCGGTTCGTAAAAAAATTAAACACCTTCTTAAACCCCTACACCCTTTCATTCCTACTCAACAATAAAGATTGATGATGAACACTGTGATTTTAGTGCCGCAGGGTGCGGAGTATAAAGCTGTGTGTCGCGGCTTACGCCAAAATACAGGGTCGATACCAAGGGTTTTGGCGATACCAGTGGGAATGCAGCCGTTGACAAAATACTTGCAGCAATGGGACAAACAGCAGTCACCAGTTAGTAGTTCACCAACGCAAAATTGCCATGTAGAACTAGCAGGGGAGCAGGGGGCAGGGCGCAAGGGGGAGAATCTTTCCCCTCCGCTCCCTGCTCCCTGCCCCGAAGCCAGTCACCATACAAAGTTTTCTTGGCAGACTACTAGAGTATTGGTGATGGGTTTGTGTGGTAGCTTGCGCCAGAATTACGCTGTTGGAGATGCCGTGTTGTATCAAAGTTGCACTTATCAAGGACGTGTGCAAGAATGCGATCGCCCCTTGATGACTCAGTTATCTGCTGCACTACCAAAAGTCTCACTGGTAAAAGGCTTGACAAGCGATCGCGTCATCTGGTCTGCTACAAAAAAATCCTCTTTAGCTGCAACATCCAACTGTGATGTGGTTGATATGGAAAGCTTCGCCGCTTTACAGTTCTTTCAAGCAATGGGAATCGAAGTTGCTGTATTACGTGTGGTCAGTGATGACAGTTTACATGATATTCCTGACCTTTCCGCCGCTATCAGTACTGATGGTTCACTGCAAGCTTTACCTTTAGCATGGGGTTTAATCAGTCAACCCATCGCGGCGACTCGTTTAATTCGTGGTTCTTTACAAGGCTTAAAGGTACTGGAAAAAGTCACTCAAGCACTGTTAGATAGTAACCTGATAAATACCTAAAATTTTTAACCAATAATTTACGATTTCTATACACGAGGTTGTGATAGTTTTATTTTACGTGAACAACCAGATACGGCTTCTTGAAGAAGTCGGGTATCTGAGTCAGCACTATTTTTAAAGTTAAATAGGTTATTTATTATTAATTACAGGGAGAATATTAATTAGTATTAAGACTTCGCTGGAAATAAAAAAATCAAGCTATCAAATAACAACATCTAAATTTATTTAACAAGGATAGAAAGTATACTTGGTTGCTATTTAAGCGACCTATTTAACCAAATCATAATATAAATTAATTTCTTTTTGATTATCTTATCAATATCAAGATTTAAATTTTTCCTAATATCAAAAAAAAGTTGGAACGAATCAAGTTTTAAAGTATGACCTATATTAAAAGCGCCTTTCAAGAGTTTATTGCTGATTTAGCAGGATTTGAGCAATTACCTGCCGAAGTAATTGTGAGTATTGCCGAAAAATTAGAAGCTTGGCGCTATCGCATTGGGCAGAAAATTATAGGCAATGAAAACATACCACCAAAAGTCATATTTTTATATGAAGGGCAAGTACGCCTGTTGGGATATGAACCGCAAACCCAAGCAGCTATTACATTAAAATTGCTCAAACCGGGTGCAGCTATTGGGGAAATTAGTTTTTTGCGTCAGGTTCCTTGTGAAGTGGCGATCGCTTCCACAGAGGTGATATGTTTAGCTTTAAATCTTGAAGAATATTCCCGCCTGATTGCAGAATATCCCGCTTTTGCCCACATGCGGCAAAATCACAGGCATATCTGCGAAGTTTTTAGTGTTTTGGGTGTACAAGTTGCTAAACAAGCAAATGCTGTCACGAATTTTCTTGAATTATCTGAGCAAGCTTTACTCAACACTCAAATACAATACTTATCACCCGGAAAAAAATCATCTAACCAGCTAGATATTGATAGCATTTGGTTTGTGAGTGGGGGTGAAGTGAAGAATTTTCCCCCAGGTTCTCGCCTAGACTTAAATGCAGGCACAATAGAAGTTACTGGAAAAAACCCTGCAAGGTTAATTGGTTTTGCACCAGGAGATTTATCATTTTTAGATAACTATTCTCAAGCTGAGGAAGAATCTATTTATGATACACAAACAAACATTACAGATGAGTTAGATATTCCCTACGCACCAGAAGAAATTACGGCGGTAGACTATCCAGCATCAAAAAAACAAAAGCACCTCAAATACCCCTTTGTTCGTGGTAGCGGAGAAGTCAACGCCACCTTTGCTTGTTTTCAAATGCTGTCCAAGCATTTACAAATTCCCATACGTCGAGAAGTTGTACGGCGCATTTTATCGGAACAAATTAAACGCCAAGGTAGTATATCTTTCCCGGCTTGTGCTTATATCGCAGAATTAATTGGTTTAAAAGCACAGTTAGTAGATTTACCTGCATCAACAATTGAACGTCTCCCCACACCAGCACTCATTCGTTATCGCAGCAATTTTGCTGTATTGTATTCAGCAGATGCACATCATGTTGTTGTCGGTGTGCCATCCCAAGGTATAGTACGCTGTAAACCAAAAGAATTACTGGCAAATTTAGAACTAGAAGACGGTAGTTACCAGCCACAAATGCGGGTGTTGCTGCTAAGTGCTACCAAAGAAACGCCACAAGAAAGATTTGGCGTATCATGGTTTTTACCTTATTTGTCGCGCTACCGTCGAGTACTAATTGAAGTTTTTATCGCTTCGTTTTTTGTACAGTTGGCACAACTGGCAAATCCCTTAGTAATTCAGTTAATTATCGATAAAGTAATTGTCCAAAACAGTATTAGTACCTTGAATGTTCTGGGAGCATTGCTGTTAGTAGTGGGACTGTTTGAAGCCATAATTGGGACTTTACGGACTTATTTATTTGTAGATACAACCAACCGCATTGATATGGGGTTGGGTTCGCAGATTATTGACCACTTATTAAGATTGCCACTGCGTTATTTTGAACGCCGTCCCGTCGGTGAATTGTCAACTAGAATCAACGAG encodes the following:
- a CDS encoding phosphorylase → MMNTVILVPQGAEYKAVCRGLRQNTGSIPRVLAIPVGMQPLTKYLQQWDKQQSPVSSSPTQNCHVELAGEQGAGRKGENLSPPLPAPCPEASHHTKFSWQTTRVLVMGLCGSLRQNYAVGDAVLYQSCTYQGRVQECDRPLMTQLSAALPKVSLVKGLTSDRVIWSATKKSSLAATSNCDVVDMESFAALQFFQAMGIEVAVLRVVSDDSLHDIPDLSAAISTDGSLQALPLAWGLISQPIAATRLIRGSLQGLKVLEKVTQALLDSNLINT
- a CDS encoding peptidase domain-containing ABC transporter, producing the protein MTYIKSAFQEFIADLAGFEQLPAEVIVSIAEKLEAWRYRIGQKIIGNENIPPKVIFLYEGQVRLLGYEPQTQAAITLKLLKPGAAIGEISFLRQVPCEVAIASTEVICLALNLEEYSRLIAEYPAFAHMRQNHRHICEVFSVLGVQVAKQANAVTNFLELSEQALLNTQIQYLSPGKKSSNQLDIDSIWFVSGGEVKNFPPGSRLDLNAGTIEVTGKNPARLIGFAPGDLSFLDNYSQAEEESIYDTQTNITDELDIPYAPEEITAVDYPASKKQKHLKYPFVRGSGEVNATFACFQMLSKHLQIPIRREVVRRILSEQIKRQGSISFPACAYIAELIGLKAQLVDLPASTIERLPTPALIRYRSNFAVLYSADAHHVVVGVPSQGIVRCKPKELLANLELEDGSYQPQMRVLLLSATKETPQERFGVSWFLPYLSRYRRVLIEVFIASFFVQLAQLANPLVIQLIIDKVIVQNSISTLNVLGALLLVVGLFEAIIGTLRTYLFVDTTNRIDMGLGSQIIDHLLRLPLRYFERRPVGELSTRINELENIRQFLTGTALTVGLDALFSVVYIVVMLFYSWQLTLVGLGTIPIFVVITLIASPTISKQLRNKAERNAETQSYLVEVMSGIQTVKAQNIELRSRFSWQERYARYVGAGFKTVVTSTLANSTSNFLNKLSSLLVLWVGAYLVLQGELTLGELIAFRIISGYVTSPILRLAQLWQNFQETALSLERLSDIVDTPEEGEADRGNIPLPAIDGTVKFDNVSFRFNPNGPLQLTNINLEFTAGQFIGIVGQSGSGKSTMMKLLLRLYDVESGRILIDGYDIAKVELYSLRRQIGVVPQETLLFDGTVQENIALTNPEATTEEIIEAARVACAHEFIMGLPNGYNTRVGERGAGLSGGQRQRIAIARSVLQRPKLLVLDEATSALDYPTERQVCLNLAKAFQGSTVFFITHRLNTVSHADTIVVMDASRVIEQGSHQELMAAKGHYSYLYQQQEVNL